The following coding sequences are from one Humulus lupulus chromosome X, drHumLupu1.1, whole genome shotgun sequence window:
- the LOC133803787 gene encoding uncharacterized protein LOC133803787 translates to MSTLQRSPKKQLRPGTLCNFVAKKRKASLKTQADWDDTLLGSPVLKKKSALHRFSTPVRVVIDSPPALSNRAATRRMVYNTEPDPNDDAEDMEMSLGSSKTRRSLHYEVDKVVDSVCEKGVREEHEEIADEEKVGAEFEEGVAAEFEEVVEVELEQPLRKSVRLQKTTDEANQTEIEEISQDVDANVMNLSKKTRGKTLLENLTKRNNDLRIINWNEKGQPVGTNSVQFSSFVGALVREVVPYTISDWRKVSPLMRDVLWASI, encoded by the coding sequence atgagtacattacAAAGATCTCCAAAAAAACAACTTCGTCCAGGTACTTTATGCAATTTTGTGGCCAAAAAGCGAAAAGCATCATTGAAGACTCAAGCTGATTGGGACGATACGTTGCTTGGAAGCcctgttttaaagaaaaagagtgcTCTTCATAGGTTTTCTACACCTGTTAGAGTTGTAATTGACTCACCACCTGCTCTTAGTAATAGAGCAGCAACTCGTCGTATGGTCTATAATACAGAGCCAGATCCAAATGATGATGCGgaagacatggagatgtcacttggaagttcaaaaactagaagatctcttcattatgaagtagataaggtagttgatagtgtttgtgaaaaaggggtaagggaggaacatgaagagaTAGCTGATGAGGAAAAAGTTGGTGCAGAATTTGAAGAAGGGGTTGCTGCAGAATTTGAAGAAGTGGTTGAGGTAGAACTTGAACaacctcttagaaaatctgttagattacaaaaaacaactgatgaggcaaatcaaactgagattgaagaaatatcacaagatgtagatgcgaatgtaatgaacttatccaagaagacaaggggaaaaactctattggaaaatcttaccaagaggaacaatgacttaaggataataaattggaatgaaaaaggacaaccagttggtactaactcagtgcaattttcttcttttgtgggcgctcttgtgcgagaggttgttccttacactatttcagattggaggaaagtttcaccactcatgagagatgttctttgggcatctatttAG